The Oreochromis niloticus isolate F11D_XX linkage group LG13, O_niloticus_UMD_NMBU, whole genome shotgun sequence genome has a window encoding:
- the LOC100695627 gene encoding G2/M phase-specific E3 ubiquitin-protein ligase → MDTIARSAMFEGKENCKNLALDSTALRGDWYYISGRAIAVSLVHGGPPPNFLSPTVFSLLVGNSANPALEDIADLELFEKVKKISQSTTLEDLEKSKEPLLDYLANAGCLRPMRSLRDRDLLVHDIVMFQVIHRVQGPFQRFCEGLKTLGVLEKMRRHPDSFRPLFCYEPHMLTADQVDDLFNIHLSPEGSNRRAAEEMVVTFWRDYLQDAEEEEGPSKLQKILAFATGATAVPPIGFSPAPSIEFIHRGDDDFSSTPIFPLANTCVNCIRLPLHVSYQLFKEKFDFALGNTYGFGRV, encoded by the exons ATGGACACCATTGCCAGGTCAGCCATGTTTGAGGGGAAAGAAAACTGCAAGAACTTGGCTCTTGACAGTACTG CTCTTAGAGGGGACTGGTACTACATCTCTGGCCGAGCCATTGCAGTGAGCTTGGTACATGGTGGTCCACCACCTAACTTTCTGTCACCAACAGTATTTTCTCTTCTGGTTGGAAATTCAGCAAATCCAGCCCTGGAAGACATAGCTGACCTGGAACTCTTCGAAAAAGTCAAAAAG ATATCTCAAAGTACAACCCTTGAGGACCTTGAAAAGTCAAAAGAACCTCTGCTTGATTACTTGGCCAATGCAGGATGCCTGAGGCCTATGCGTTCACTAAGAGACAGGGATCTGCTGGTACATGATATTGTCATGTTTCAGGTCATCCACAGGGTTCAAGGTCCATTTCAAAG ATTTTGTGAAGGTCTGAAAACTCTTGGGGTTCTCGAGAAAATGAGGAGGCATCCAGACAGCTTTCGCCCTCTTTTCTGCTATGAGCCACATATGCTGACTGCTGACCAGGTGGATGATCTTTTCAACATTCATCTATCTCCAGAAGGAAGCAACAGAAGAGCTGCTGAGGAGATGGTTGTTACCTTCTGGAGAGACTATCTCCAAGATGCAGAAG aAGAAGAAGGACCTTCCAAATTACAGAAGATATTGGCCTTTGCAACTGGAGCAACTGCGGTGCCACCTATTGGCTTTTCCCCAGCACCCTCGATTGAGTTCATTCATAGAGGAGACGATGACTTCTCTTCTACACCAATTTTCCCTCTTGCCAACACGTGTGTTAACTGCATTAGGCTGCCACTGCATGTTTCATACCAGCTGTTCAAGGAGAAGTTTGATTTTGCATTAGGTAACACTTACGGCTTTGGCAGGGTATGA
- the LOC112842007 gene encoding uncharacterized G-patch domain protein DDB_G0278987-like, translating to MGTFSVLLNSRRPGTTKHMKESFGERIPEDVSLEFLMACGNKLVSPKLQDGQELNGMLILKVFKTKALYSESDEDKDPSYISSKSALSSCATDKDSDNDCFEVDSSKIQQDMSSQVTTRLRSHVKGDNPGTSSDEEDDTGTNCIGRSVGKRRRAKQGSDGNSICDEGYMARSDDKPSTSSHSRDFNARSEDIPAMSVNDEDYSSYLTLVASLSGDSSDDEDLNQAIIASLEHQM from the exons ATGGGCACATTCTCAGTGCTTTTGAATTCCAGAAGACCTGGGACAACCAAACACATGAAGGAAAGCTTTGGTGAACGCATTCCAGAGGATGTCAG ccTCGAGTTTCTAATGGCTTGTGGCAATAAGCTGGTGTCTCCAAAGCTCCAAGATGGTCAGGAGCTGAATGGGATGCTGATCCTAAAGGTTTTTAAAACCAAAGCCCTCTAT AGTGAATCAGATGAAGACAAAGATCCTTCTTACATCAGCTCCAAATCAGCATTAAGCAGTTGTGCAACTGATAAGGACAGTGACAATGATTGTTTTGAAGTTGATAGTTCAAAAATCCAACAAGACATGAGCAGCCAAGTCACTACAAGGTTAAGAAGTCATGTTAAAGGTGATAACCCTGGCACTAGCagtgatgaagaagatgatacTGGGACCAACTGTATTGGAAGGAGTGTTGGTAAAAGGCGACGAGCAAAGCAAGGAAGTGATGGGAACAGCATTTGTGATGAAGGCTACATGGCAAGAAGTGATGACAAACCTAGCACAAGCAGTCACAGCagagatttcaatgcaagaagTGAAGACATCCCTGCCATGAGTGTTAATGATGAAGATTATTCTTCATATTTAACTCTCGTGGCATCGCTTTCTGGCGATTCTTCAGATGATGAGGATTTAAATCAAGCTATAATTGCGAGCTTGGAGCATCAGATGTGA